The Cytophagales bacterium genome contains a region encoding:
- the raiA gene encoding ribosome-associated translation inhibitor RaiA — MNLQMHSIHFDADQDLIDFIQKRTEKLETFYDRIMDGEVFLRLNNNKDKENKVIEIKLNVPGTQLFAKEQSKSFEAATDMAVEALKKQLKKLKEKHNAHSV; from the coding sequence ATGAATTTACAAATGCATTCAATCCATTTCGATGCAGACCAGGATCTCATCGATTTTATCCAAAAGAGAACCGAAAAGTTAGAGACTTTTTATGACCGTATTATGGACGGTGAAGTGTTTTTACGGCTAAACAATAATAAGGATAAGGAAAACAAGGTCATAGAGATAAAATTGAATGTTCCCGGAACGCAATTATTTGCAAAGGAACAATCAAAATCCTTTGAAGCAGCTACCGACATGGCAGTGGAAGCTTTGAAAAAGCAGCTTAAAAAGCTTAAGGAAAAACATAATGCGCATAGTGTATAG